A stretch of the Sorangium aterium genome encodes the following:
- a CDS encoding type I polyketide synthase, with translation MTTALLEEYRARLRKAMVKLGELEAELEATRRATAEPIAIIGVGCRFPGGATSPEAFFRLLERGADAVAEVPSERFRLGASAADSADPGARAARWGAFLKEDVGLFDAAFFGIAPREARAMDPQQRLLLEVAWEALERAGQVPEELFGGRVGVFVGTSMTDYAELSGASISESGDFYTVTGTGHCFAAGRLSYAFGFQGPSMIVDTACSSSLVAVHLACQSLRSGDSALALAGGVNLILSATPMRLLARSQVLSPDGRCKVFDAGANGFVRGEGCGMIVLKRLSDAQRDGDPVLALIRGSAVNQDGRSTGMTAPNVLSQKALLHKALENARTAASSLGYVETHGTGTSLGDPIELEALKAVLGAPHADGSTCVLGAVKTNIGHLEAAAGVAGLIKAVLCLEREIVPRNLHFRALNPRITLEGTPFTIPTAPVPWKRGEKPRLAGVSSFGLSGTNAHVIVEEAPALAPAADAQEASSYLLPLSARSPEALSALARLYREALVAEASQEGGARLHDIAYTASARRGHHEHRLAVVGRGRAEVAAALSAFEQGEPPAGAVSGTVPPGGLGRVAFVFSGQGSQWVGMGRSLLAEEPVFRAAIEACDALVQRHAGFSLLEALAAPEASSRLNETEVAQPALFAIQVALSDLLRSWGVTPDAVVGHSVGEAAAAYVAGALSLEEAVRLVCLRGRVMQKATGLGKMASVALGPEDGARALQGCEGRLSIAAINDPGSVVLSGEAAPLEDLLERLRGQGVLCRMLRVNYAFHSPQMAPLEGELARALGRLAPRRAAIAMYSTVTGAQIEGESLDSGYFARGIRAPVLFAQAVEAAASDGCRIFVEVGPHPVLAVNLRQCLGEGRGEDRSVTTLRRGQDERESLLRATGELYVRGQTVAWPALFPRGGRTVALPTYPWQRQRYWLETPGAAPRGQGTSRPEATEGSFGSAPADWLYEAEWRPAPLSPSRPPAPAHWVVVADEGTTGDRLADALEAEGATCSRIRPGIASDPQGQDGAPPDPASAAALGAWWADRIAARGPVRGVVYLAGVDAVPEGGDGLSAAIARSVTRALAWVQVVARSELSPPPKLWLVSRGAVAVAPGDAVPAPWQAPLWGLGRVLSLEHPEVWGGLVDMAPSAEDGEAAALAAHLLASDGEDQIALRGVQRYAARLVRGAPGEGAREVALDPGAAYLLTGELRAPTLDVARWMVDRGARQLCILGADEPDEGAQAALRALEAKGARVTAIRADVADAAALGEALAALTAGGCPLRGVVHAAGALDDGVLLQQSADRFARVMRPKAEGAWNLHLCTRSLDIDFFVLFSSGASLLGVEGQGNYAAANAFLDALAHHRRAAGLPALSINWGAWAGTALAEALERQTLRGHGARGAGVIAPAEGLRWLERLVASGAVQAAVLPIDTSRRAEPADHGAVPALFAELSPEGRAPEAEARPDLHARLSQVAPGARRAMVAELVQGEVDRVLGMDPSQKAPPQRGFFDMGMDSLMAVELKNRLQRGVGRPLASMVVFSHPTIEALTEHLASLLLGDGAPAPPPEQAEAPLRAEMIDEVEQLSDHEMTALIDRELSSLLSA, from the coding sequence ATGACCACGGCCCTGCTGGAGGAGTACCGGGCGCGCCTGCGCAAGGCGATGGTCAAGCTCGGCGAGCTGGAGGCCGAGCTCGAGGCGACGCGGCGAGCGACGGCCGAGCCGATCGCGATCATCGGCGTCGGATGCCGCTTCCCGGGGGGTGCGACCAGCCCAGAGGCGTTCTTCCGGCTGCTGGAGCGGGGCGCGGACGCGGTCGCCGAGGTGCCCAGCGAGCGCTTTCGCCTGGGCGCCTCCGCCGCTGATTCCGCCGATCCCGGGGCGAGGGCGGCGCGCTGGGGCGCGTTCTTGAAGGAGGACGTCGGCCTCTTCGATGCGGCCTTCTTCGGTATCGCTCCCCGGGAGGCGCGGGCGATGGACCCGCAGCAGCGGCTCCTGCTCGAGGTCGCGTGGGAGGCGCTGGAGCGCGCCGGACAGGTCCCGGAGGAGCTGTTCGGCGGCCGGGTCGGCGTCTTTGTCGGCACGTCGATGACCGATTACGCCGAGCTCAGCGGCGCCAGCATCTCCGAATCGGGTGACTTCTATACGGTCACCGGGACGGGACACTGCTTCGCGGCGGGCAGGCTGTCCTATGCGTTCGGGTTCCAGGGGCCGAGCATGATCGTCGACACGGCCTGCTCGTCCTCGCTGGTGGCGGTTCACCTCGCCTGCCAGAGCCTGCGGAGCGGCGACAGCGCGCTGGCCCTGGCCGGCGGCGTGAACCTCATCCTCTCGGCCACGCCGATGCGGCTCCTGGCGAGGAGCCAGGTGCTCTCGCCGGACGGCCGCTGCAAGGTGTTCGACGCCGGGGCGAACGGCTTCGTGCGTGGAGAGGGGTGCGGGATGATCGTGCTGAAGCGCCTGTCGGACGCGCAGCGCGACGGCGACCCGGTCCTCGCCCTGATCCGCGGATCGGCGGTGAACCAGGACGGCCGGTCCACCGGCATGACGGCGCCCAACGTGCTGTCGCAGAAGGCGCTGCTGCACAAGGCCCTCGAGAACGCGCGGACGGCGGCCTCGTCGCTCGGGTACGTCGAGACGCACGGGACGGGGACGTCGCTCGGCGATCCGATCGAGCTCGAGGCGCTCAAGGCCGTGCTCGGAGCGCCGCACGCGGACGGCTCGACGTGCGTCCTCGGCGCGGTGAAGACCAACATCGGACACCTCGAGGCGGCGGCCGGCGTGGCAGGGTTGATCAAGGCGGTGCTCTGCCTGGAGCGCGAGATCGTCCCGCGGAACCTGCACTTCAGGGCGCTGAACCCCCGGATCACGCTGGAAGGGACGCCCTTCACCATCCCCACGGCGCCCGTCCCCTGGAAGCGCGGAGAGAAGCCGCGGCTCGCGGGCGTGAGCTCGTTCGGGCTGAGCGGGACGAACGCGCATGTCATCGTGGAAGAAGCGCCCGCGCTGGCGCCTGCGGCGGACGCGCAGGAGGCGTCGAGCTACCTCCTGCCGCTGTCGGCGAGGAGCCCGGAGGCGCTCTCGGCTCTCGCGAGGCTGTACCGCGAGGCCCTGGTCGCCGAGGCGTCCCAGGAGGGCGGGGCGCGCCTGCACGACATCGCGTACACGGCGAGCGCGCGGCGCGGTCACCACGAGCACCGGCTGGCCGTGGTAGGGCGCGGCCGAGCGGAGGTGGCCGCGGCGCTCTCCGCGTTCGAGCAGGGTGAGCCGCCGGCGGGCGCGGTCAGCGGCACGGTGCCTCCGGGGGGGCTGGGCCGCGTCGCCTTCGTCTTCTCGGGGCAGGGCTCCCAGTGGGTCGGGATGGGGCGCTCGCTCCTCGCCGAGGAGCCCGTGTTCCGCGCCGCGATCGAGGCCTGCGACGCGCTCGTCCAGCGGCACGCGGGCTTCTCGTTGCTCGAGGCGCTCGCCGCGCCGGAGGCGAGCTCGCGCCTGAACGAGACCGAGGTCGCGCAGCCTGCCTTGTTCGCGATCCAGGTCGCTCTGTCGGATCTGCTGAGGTCGTGGGGCGTCACCCCGGACGCGGTGGTGGGCCACAGCGTCGGCGAGGCGGCGGCGGCCTACGTGGCCGGAGCGCTGAGCCTCGAGGAGGCGGTGCGGCTCGTCTGCCTGCGCGGACGCGTCATGCAGAAGGCGACGGGGCTCGGGAAGATGGCCTCGGTCGCGCTCGGCCCCGAGGACGGGGCGCGCGCCCTCCAGGGCTGCGAGGGCCGGCTTTCGATCGCGGCGATCAACGATCCCGGCTCGGTGGTGCTCTCCGGAGAGGCCGCGCCGCTCGAGGATCTCCTGGAGCGGCTCCGAGGGCAGGGCGTGCTCTGCCGGATGCTGCGCGTGAACTACGCGTTCCACAGCCCGCAGATGGCGCCGCTGGAAGGCGAGCTCGCGCGCGCGCTGGGGCGGCTCGCGCCGCGCCGGGCGGCGATCGCGATGTACAGCACGGTGACAGGCGCGCAGATCGAGGGCGAGTCGCTCGATTCCGGGTACTTTGCTCGGGGCATCCGGGCGCCGGTGCTGTTCGCGCAGGCGGTGGAGGCCGCGGCTTCGGACGGCTGCCGGATCTTCGTCGAGGTCGGCCCGCACCCGGTGCTCGCGGTCAACCTGAGGCAGTGCCTCGGCGAGGGGCGCGGCGAGGATCGGAGCGTCACCACGCTGCGCCGCGGGCAAGACGAGCGGGAGAGCCTGCTGCGCGCGACAGGCGAGCTGTACGTCCGCGGCCAGACGGTCGCGTGGCCAGCGCTCTTCCCTCGGGGCGGCCGCACCGTGGCGCTGCCGACGTACCCCTGGCAGCGACAGCGGTACTGGCTCGAGACCCCCGGCGCGGCGCCGCGCGGCCAGGGGACGTCGCGGCCGGAGGCGACGGAGGGCTCGTTCGGCTCCGCGCCCGCGGACTGGCTCTACGAGGCCGAGTGGCGTCCGGCGCCGCTCTCGCCCTCGCGGCCTCCGGCGCCGGCGCACTGGGTCGTGGTCGCGGACGAGGGGACGACAGGAGACCGGCTGGCCGATGCGCTCGAAGCCGAGGGGGCGACCTGCTCGCGGATTCGCCCGGGGATCGCATCGGATCCGCAGGGGCAGGACGGGGCGCCCCCGGATCCGGCCTCCGCGGCGGCGCTCGGCGCGTGGTGGGCGGACCGGATCGCGGCGCGCGGACCGGTCCGCGGGGTCGTGTACCTCGCTGGCGTCGACGCTGTGCCGGAGGGAGGCGACGGTCTTTCCGCGGCGATCGCGCGGAGCGTGACCCGCGCGCTGGCCTGGGTGCAGGTGGTGGCCAGGAGCGAGCTCAGCCCGCCGCCGAAGCTCTGGCTCGTGAGCCGCGGGGCCGTCGCGGTGGCTCCGGGCGACGCCGTGCCGGCGCCGTGGCAGGCGCCGCTCTGGGGCCTCGGTCGGGTGCTTTCGCTCGAGCACCCGGAGGTATGGGGAGGGCTCGTCGACATGGCACCTTCGGCCGAGGACGGCGAAGCGGCCGCGCTGGCGGCCCACCTGCTCGCGTCCGACGGCGAAGATCAGATCGCCCTGCGAGGGGTCCAGCGCTACGCGGCACGCCTCGTGCGCGGCGCCCCTGGCGAAGGCGCGCGCGAGGTGGCGCTCGATCCCGGCGCGGCGTACCTCCTCACGGGTGAGCTCCGCGCGCCGACGCTCGACGTGGCGCGGTGGATGGTCGACCGCGGCGCGCGGCAGCTCTGCATCCTCGGGGCGGACGAGCCGGACGAGGGCGCCCAGGCCGCGCTGCGCGCGCTGGAAGCGAAGGGAGCGCGCGTCACGGCGATCCGGGCCGACGTCGCCGACGCCGCGGCGCTCGGGGAGGCGCTCGCCGCGCTCACGGCCGGCGGCTGCCCGCTGCGCGGCGTTGTGCACGCCGCGGGGGCGCTCGACGACGGGGTGCTGCTCCAGCAGAGCGCCGACCGCTTCGCTCGCGTCATGCGGCCCAAGGCGGAGGGGGCGTGGAACCTGCACCTCTGCACGCGCTCGCTCGACATCGACTTCTTCGTCCTGTTCTCGTCGGGCGCGTCCCTCCTGGGCGTGGAGGGGCAGGGCAACTACGCCGCGGCGAACGCCTTTCTGGATGCCCTCGCGCACCACCGCCGCGCCGCGGGGTTGCCCGCGCTCAGCATCAACTGGGGCGCGTGGGCGGGGACGGCGCTCGCCGAGGCGCTCGAGAGGCAGACGCTGCGCGGGCACGGAGCGCGGGGCGCGGGCGTGATCGCGCCCGCCGAAGGGCTGCGCTGGCTCGAGCGGCTCGTCGCCTCCGGCGCGGTCCAGGCCGCCGTGCTGCCGATCGACACATCCCGCCGCGCGGAGCCCGCGGACCACGGCGCTGTGCCTGCCCTGTTCGCCGAGCTCTCGCCGGAGGGGCGCGCGCCCGAGGCGGAGGCTCGTCCGGATCTGCACGCGCGCCTCTCGCAGGTCGCGCCGGGGGCCCGACGGGCGATGGTCGCGGAGCTCGTGCAGGGCGAGGTCGATCGCGTGCTGGGCATGGATCCTTCGCAGAAGGCGCCCCCGCAGCGGGGTTTCTTCGACATGGGCATGGACTCGCTCATGGCGGTCGAGCTGAAGAACCGGCTCCAGCGCGGCGTGGGGCGCCCGCTCGCCTCGATGGTCGTGTTCAGCCACCCGACCATCGAGGCGCTGACCGAGCACCTCGCGTCCTTGCTGCTCGGCGACGGCGCCCCCGCGCCCCCGCCGGAGCAGGCCGAGGCGCCCCTGCGAGCGGAGATGATCGACGAGGTGGAGCAGCTCTCGGACCACGAGATGACGGCGCTCATCGATCGCGAGCTGTCGAGCCTGCTTTCCGCATGA
- a CDS encoding type I polyketide synthase: MSTPVDRIDYRGLLKEATLELREMRARYEALQRARTEPIAIVGMACRFPGADDPEAFWRLLRDGTDAIREVPPERWDVDAYYDPDPGTPGKMYTRQGGFLDGIDRFDAAFFEIAPREAASVDPQQRLLLEVAWEALERAGRAPDQLAGTETGVFVGISNTDYAQLCIGGGDPTRIDAYLPTGTMFSVAAGRLSYVLGLHGPCIAIDTACSSSLVAIHLACQSLRSGECRVALAGGVNLITSPLSTVAVSQLRMMAPDGRCKTFDAAADGYVRGEGCGVLVLERLSDALANRSPILAVVRGSAVNHDGRSGGLTAPNGPAQEAVIRRALASGGVSPAEVSYVEVHGTGTSLGDPVEVGALRAALRHGRSPEQPLWLGSVKTNLGHLESAAGIAGLMKVALAFQHREIPPHLHLKELSPHITLDDIPASVPTQRTAWEVSVGRRIAGVSSFGFGGTNAHAVLEEAPATAEEAPSAERPPHLLCLSAKQPEALEALALRYAAHLEQHPAERLSDVCYTAGVGRAHFAQRLAIVADTHREMREALDAFARGALGAGAARGEAPIEGPARVVFLFSGHGSQWAGMGRTLLDEEPAFRNMIEACDAVIQRDAGFSVLDAICADERSARLDPIDVGQPALFALQVALAALWRSWGVEPWAILGHGAGEVAAAHVAGALTLEDAARIICRWSRLLRQVSGKDATILPELPTEKREALGAELSAALRGIAPKRASLSMRSTVTGELAHGEELGAAYWARSLCGPLLLERATHASIEGGTTVFLEVSPHPILAPAIDETLRERKRKGAVIASLRRHADERRSLLQALGALYAHGGVVDFQRIHPEGRVVVLPTYPWLRERYWVDVERSSGGRPGPRGAGEASPFLLQRWRRAELQAAPEVPASNGSWLLLSGEAGLASEVQSLLEARGETVVRAGLQGPQQGNERGCTLDPAAPASFDSLLRDAFPGNAPRRGVIHLGSLDGPAPEPITAASLDAAQTRGSGCALHIVQALARAGFRDMPRLFLVSRGTQAIDGEPRDVAVAHAPLWGLGRTVALEHPELRCTRIDLDPAGSAGEAEALVREILSERWEEEVALRAERRYVGALSRLSDEEVRGAEQGGARPAVRADATYLITGGLGGLGLLAAKWLSDAGAKHLVLVGRQGVTSDAQAAAIAALESTGVEVTVAKADVADPAELAALVRDVRARLPELRGVLHTAGVLDDGLLINQDMERFRKVFAPKVLGAWNLHAATQDAPLDFFVLYSSSASLFGPPGIGNYVAANVFLDALAHHRRRRGLPALSINWGLFAGVGMGITAEREGRMTQRGWRSITPEEGKELFLRLLSVDRAQMGVVHFDARHWVDLHPLVASSERLSSIVAEARAAAAGARAAAPQIAALVRALREAAPDERRRRVEKLVREQVAAALRIDGARVDARTPFRTLGFDSIMGLELRNGLESALGLRLSATLIWTYPTVAALSEQLAIELDPVDSPSPDAKAGPLDRSPPADAALEVHASDDDLLAAFDASMSRIERGRKG; this comes from the coding sequence ATGAGCACTCCGGTCGATCGCATCGATTACCGCGGGCTCCTCAAGGAGGCGACCCTCGAGCTCCGGGAGATGCGCGCCCGCTACGAGGCCCTGCAGCGCGCCCGCACCGAGCCCATCGCCATCGTCGGCATGGCCTGCCGCTTCCCGGGCGCCGACGACCCCGAGGCGTTCTGGCGGCTGCTGCGCGACGGCACGGACGCGATCCGCGAGGTCCCGCCCGAGCGCTGGGACGTCGACGCCTACTACGACCCCGACCCCGGGACGCCGGGGAAGATGTACACCCGCCAAGGCGGCTTCCTCGACGGCATCGATCGCTTCGACGCTGCGTTCTTCGAGATCGCGCCGCGCGAGGCCGCGAGCGTCGATCCGCAGCAGCGCCTGCTCCTGGAGGTCGCCTGGGAGGCGCTGGAGCGCGCCGGCCGCGCGCCGGACCAGCTCGCGGGCACCGAGACGGGCGTGTTCGTCGGGATCAGCAACACCGACTACGCGCAGCTCTGCATCGGCGGCGGAGATCCGACCCGGATCGACGCATACCTGCCGACCGGCACCATGTTCAGCGTCGCCGCAGGTCGTCTTTCCTACGTGCTCGGCCTGCACGGGCCCTGCATCGCGATCGACACCGCCTGCTCGTCGTCGCTCGTCGCGATCCACCTGGCCTGCCAGAGCCTGCGCAGCGGTGAGTGCCGCGTGGCGCTCGCCGGGGGGGTGAACCTCATCACCTCGCCGCTCTCCACCGTCGCCGTCTCGCAGCTGCGCATGATGGCCCCGGACGGCCGCTGCAAGACGTTCGACGCCGCGGCCGACGGCTACGTGCGCGGCGAGGGGTGCGGTGTCCTCGTGCTCGAGCGCCTCTCCGACGCGCTCGCCAACAGGAGCCCCATCCTCGCCGTCGTCCGGGGCTCGGCGGTCAACCACGACGGGCGCAGCGGCGGGCTCACCGCTCCGAACGGCCCGGCCCAGGAGGCGGTCATCCGCCGCGCGCTCGCGAGCGGCGGCGTTTCGCCCGCGGAGGTGAGCTACGTCGAGGTGCACGGAACCGGCACGTCGCTCGGCGATCCGGTCGAGGTGGGCGCGCTCCGGGCGGCGCTGCGCCACGGGCGCTCACCGGAGCAGCCGCTCTGGCTCGGATCGGTCAAGACCAACCTGGGGCACCTCGAGTCGGCGGCGGGCATCGCCGGCTTGATGAAGGTGGCGCTCGCCTTCCAGCACCGCGAGATCCCGCCCCACCTGCACCTCAAGGAGCTCAGCCCTCACATCACGCTCGACGACATCCCGGCGTCCGTCCCGACGCAGCGGACCGCCTGGGAGGTCTCTGTCGGGCGGCGCATCGCCGGCGTCAGCTCGTTTGGCTTCGGGGGGACCAACGCGCATGCCGTGCTGGAAGAGGCGCCGGCGACGGCGGAGGAGGCGCCCTCGGCGGAGCGCCCACCGCACCTCCTTTGCCTGTCGGCCAAGCAGCCGGAGGCGCTCGAGGCCCTGGCCCTGCGCTACGCCGCGCACCTCGAACAGCACCCCGCGGAGCGGCTCTCCGACGTCTGCTACACCGCGGGCGTCGGGCGCGCCCACTTCGCGCAGCGGCTCGCGATCGTCGCGGACACGCACAGGGAGATGCGCGAGGCGCTCGATGCGTTCGCCCGCGGGGCGCTCGGAGCCGGCGCGGCGCGGGGCGAGGCGCCGATCGAGGGGCCTGCCCGGGTCGTGTTCCTCTTCTCGGGCCACGGCTCTCAATGGGCAGGCATGGGACGAACGCTCCTCGACGAGGAGCCCGCCTTCCGCAACATGATCGAGGCGTGCGACGCCGTGATCCAGCGCGACGCGGGCTTCTCGGTCCTGGACGCGATCTGCGCCGATGAGCGGAGCGCGCGGCTCGATCCGATCGACGTCGGCCAGCCTGCGCTGTTCGCCCTCCAGGTAGCGCTCGCGGCGCTGTGGCGATCGTGGGGCGTCGAGCCCTGGGCGATCCTGGGGCACGGCGCGGGCGAAGTGGCCGCGGCGCATGTCGCCGGAGCGCTCACGCTGGAGGACGCCGCGCGGATCATCTGCCGGTGGAGCCGGCTGCTCCGCCAGGTGAGCGGGAAGGACGCCACGATCCTGCCCGAGCTCCCGACGGAGAAGAGAGAGGCGCTGGGCGCGGAGCTCTCCGCCGCGCTGCGCGGGATCGCTCCGAAGAGGGCGAGCCTGTCGATGCGCTCGACGGTGACGGGAGAGCTCGCGCACGGAGAGGAGCTCGGCGCGGCGTACTGGGCGAGGAGCCTCTGCGGCCCCCTGCTGCTCGAGCGCGCGACGCACGCTTCGATCGAAGGCGGCACCACGGTGTTCCTCGAGGTGAGCCCCCATCCCATCCTCGCGCCGGCCATCGACGAGACCCTGCGCGAAAGGAAGCGGAAAGGGGCGGTGATCGCCTCGCTGCGGCGGCACGCCGACGAGCGGCGGAGCTTGCTCCAGGCGCTCGGCGCGCTCTACGCCCACGGGGGCGTCGTGGACTTCCAGCGGATCCATCCGGAGGGCCGCGTCGTCGTGCTGCCGACCTATCCGTGGCTGCGGGAGCGCTACTGGGTCGATGTCGAGCGCTCGTCCGGGGGCCGTCCAGGGCCGCGGGGCGCCGGGGAAGCCTCGCCGTTCCTCCTGCAGAGGTGGCGGCGCGCGGAGCTGCAGGCCGCGCCGGAGGTGCCGGCGTCGAACGGGTCCTGGCTGCTCCTCTCGGGCGAAGCGGGGCTGGCGAGCGAGGTGCAGTCGCTCCTCGAGGCGCGTGGAGAGACGGTGGTGCGCGCCGGGCTGCAGGGCCCGCAGCAGGGCAACGAGCGCGGCTGCACGCTGGATCCAGCGGCTCCGGCAAGCTTCGATTCCCTGCTGCGCGACGCCTTTCCTGGCAATGCCCCCCGCCGCGGCGTGATCCATCTGGGGAGCCTCGACGGCCCCGCGCCGGAGCCGATCACCGCGGCGTCCCTCGACGCCGCGCAGACGCGCGGCTCCGGCTGCGCGCTGCACATCGTGCAGGCGCTCGCCCGCGCAGGCTTTCGCGATATGCCGCGCCTCTTCCTCGTCTCGCGGGGGACGCAGGCGATCGACGGCGAGCCCCGCGACGTCGCGGTCGCGCACGCGCCGCTCTGGGGCCTCGGGCGCACCGTCGCCCTCGAGCACCCCGAGCTCCGGTGCACGCGCATCGACCTGGACCCCGCGGGCTCCGCGGGCGAGGCCGAGGCCCTGGTTCGAGAGATCCTCTCGGAGCGATGGGAAGAGGAGGTCGCGCTGCGGGCCGAGCGCCGCTACGTCGGCGCGCTGTCGCGGCTGTCCGATGAGGAGGTGCGCGGGGCGGAGCAGGGCGGCGCGCGGCCTGCCGTTCGCGCCGACGCCACGTACCTGATCACCGGCGGCCTGGGGGGCCTCGGCCTGCTCGCCGCGAAGTGGCTCTCGGACGCGGGAGCGAAGCACCTCGTGCTCGTGGGGCGGCAGGGGGTGACCTCGGACGCGCAGGCCGCGGCGATCGCCGCCCTGGAGTCGACCGGCGTCGAAGTGACGGTGGCGAAGGCCGACGTCGCCGATCCGGCGGAGCTCGCCGCGCTCGTGCGCGACGTGAGGGCGCGCCTGCCAGAGCTCCGCGGCGTGCTCCACACCGCCGGCGTGCTGGATGACGGGCTCCTCATCAACCAGGACATGGAGCGCTTCCGCAAGGTGTTCGCGCCGAAGGTGCTCGGCGCGTGGAACCTTCATGCGGCGACGCAAGACGCGCCGCTCGATTTCTTCGTCCTCTACTCGTCGTCGGCGTCGCTCTTCGGCCCGCCTGGCATCGGGAACTACGTGGCCGCGAACGTCTTTCTGGACGCGCTGGCCCACCATCGCCGGCGCCGCGGGCTGCCTGCGTTGAGCATCAACTGGGGGCTCTTCGCCGGCGTCGGCATGGGGATCACGGCCGAGCGCGAGGGGCGCATGACGCAGCGAGGGTGGCGCAGCATCACGCCCGAGGAGGGCAAGGAGCTCTTCCTCCGCCTGCTCTCCGTGGATCGCGCGCAGATGGGCGTCGTGCACTTCGACGCGCGGCACTGGGTCGACCTCCACCCTCTGGTGGCCTCCTCGGAGCGCCTGTCCTCGATCGTGGCGGAGGCCCGCGCCGCCGCGGCTGGAGCCCGCGCCGCCGCGCCGCAGATCGCCGCGCTCGTGCGCGCGCTCCGCGAAGCGGCGCCGGACGAGCGCCGGCGGAGGGTCGAGAAGCTCGTGCGCGAGCAGGTGGCCGCGGCGCTGCGGATCGACGGCGCCCGCGTCGACGCGCGGACGCCCTTCAGGACGCTCGGGTTCGACTCGATCATGGGCCTCGAGCTGCGCAACGGCCTCGAGTCCGCGCTCGGGCTCAGGCTCTCGGCGACGCTGATATGGACCTATCCGACGGTCGCCGCGCTCTCGGAGCAGCTCGCCATCGAGCTCGATCCCGTCGATTCACCGAGCCCGGACGCGAAAGCCGGGCCTCTCGACCGCTCGCCGCCGGCCGACGCGGCCCTCGAGGTCCATGCCTCGGACGACGATCTGCTCGCGGCCTTCGACGCATCGATGAGCAGGATCGAGAGGGGACGCAAAGGATGA